From a single Sulfolobus sp. E5-1-F genomic region:
- a CDS encoding phosphoglycolate phosphatase has protein sequence MIKLVLMDLDGTLTEDRNSTRIDLHAIYAIRLLQKKGIKVGLVSGNSYPILRGLYTYLYLDGGLVAENGCIVFYKEKYRLCKQMEKSLVIEFKSLFKLRDTWQNEYRECDYGFVPAKLTDEMINWAKEKNLYIKSSGYAVHIAYNPAGKSVGVEKLLQLQSLKKEDVAAIGDSSTDVELFQQVGFKVAVGNADDELKNMADYITRNKSGKGVREFVEKLLKGELNGIK, from the coding sequence ATGATAAAGTTAGTTTTAATGGATTTAGATGGAACGTTAACCGAAGATAGAAATTCTACGAGAATTGACCTACATGCGATTTATGCAATAAGGCTCTTGCAGAAAAAAGGTATTAAAGTAGGTTTAGTTAGCGGAAATTCTTATCCAATCCTTAGAGGGCTTTACACATATCTTTATTTGGATGGAGGATTAGTTGCAGAAAACGGATGTATAGTATTTTACAAGGAAAAATATAGGTTATGTAAACAAATGGAAAAGAGTTTAGTGATTGAATTTAAATCTCTCTTTAAGTTAAGGGATACATGGCAAAACGAGTATAGAGAATGTGATTATGGTTTCGTTCCCGCAAAATTAACTGATGAGATGATAAATTGGGCTAAAGAAAAGAATCTGTATATTAAAAGTAGTGGATACGCGGTTCACATTGCATATAATCCAGCTGGGAAAAGTGTAGGAGTGGAAAAGTTACTTCAATTACAAAGTTTAAAGAAAGAAGACGTAGCAGCTATCGGGGATTCGTCAACTGATGTAGAATTGTTTCAGCAAGTAGGATTTAAAGTAGCAGTGGGAAATGCAGATGATGAACTGAAAAATATGGCTGATTATATAACAAGAAATAAAAGCGGAAAGGGCGTAAGGGAATTTGTGGAAAAATTACTAAAAGGGGAACTTAATGGCATCAAATGA